A genomic segment from Ptychodera flava strain L36383 chromosome 8, AS_Pfla_20210202, whole genome shotgun sequence encodes:
- the LOC139138879 gene encoding uncharacterized protein — MTFKVFLFVLLAASVFTSCFGSECPESPTTVPPWSAKVFGDCMREAIRSLRMSKDNCTNDLVSAKVCVLNAGETCSDNQATNVEDTMSTVLGAYALGILFGYLPVFCFANYTTMPDFSSVSDADISVCRDGYVAEVTKCSENLERIFRADPLDTSLCEVLNDASRCEVDTTKEFCPDIPVEDNTWEDVLDQARDANFYCEGGVSAADDILKAWRQTNQVISVLCAASLTLWRYM; from the exons ATGACCTTTAAAGTGTTTCTCTTCGTTCTCTTGGCCG CTTCTGTCTTCACTTCTTGTTTCGGAAGCGAGTGCCCAGAGTCACCTACTACAGTGCCACCCTGGTCGGCCAAAGTGTTCGGCGACTGTATGAGAGAGGCTATCCGATCACTGAGGATGAGTAAGGACAACTGCAC GAATGACCTGGTAAGTGCAAAGGTATGTGTTCTCAACGCTGGAGAAACGTGCAGTGACAATCAAGCAACCAATGTTGAAGATACAATGTCGACAGTCCTTGGGGCGTACGCACTTGGAATCTTATTTGGTTACCTTCCCGTCTTTTGCTTTGCAAATTATACTACAATGCCTGATTTCAGCAGCGTGTCGGACGCAGACATATCTGTGTGCAGAGATGGCTATGTTGCCGAAGTGACGAAGTGTTCCGAAAACCTTGAAAGAATTTTCCGAGCTGATCCACTGGATACCAGTCTGTGCGA GGTATTAAACGACGCTTCTAGATGTGAGGTTGACACTACGAAGGAATTCTGCCCTGATATTCCTGTCGAAGACAACACTTGGGAAGATGTTCTGGACCAAGCTCGGGATGCCAACTTCTACTGCGAAGGTGGGGTGTCAGCTGCAGACGATATCCTGAAGGCTTGGCGCCAAACAAATCAAGTGATCTCGGTGCTGTGTGCCGCATCTTTGACCTTGTGGCGATACATGTAG